The Capsicum annuum cultivar UCD-10X-F1 chromosome 3, UCD10Xv1.1, whole genome shotgun sequence genomic sequence cttttttttttttattaaaaacatGACTATTTATCGTAAGCTAattattttattgtatatatttgaaattatctCTAAATTGATTATATATAGATTTAATTAACTAGGCAAATCAAACATGCGATATTGTTAGAGTTGTTAATGAAATTATTGGTATCATAACATAATGACCATCAGTGGATAAAACAAAGAGGCAATATAATGTCGATCTGATCTGTACTAAGTGGTTACAATGTTCATGGGAATCAAGGGCAATATTGGTTACAGATAAAGCACCTTTGTGAAATTTATTTATGACGATAAACTAATGCGCCTACCAGTGcatgtttaatttttcattggaAATAAACTAATGCCAGCCAACGTAACTTGCCTCTCTATCAACCTataaatctatctaagaaaatatgtttgaaatcaacaaaaagaaaaggGAACTTTCAGAAACTTTGTTTGTTCCTTTTCATTTCTAGAAATATCTCCATACATTTTCTGTTTTTCTGTTATTTGTTTGCTCTAATGTCCAATTTGGAGATTCAAATCCAGATAACGGAAATGTTAAAGCCCTCGACTCCTACTCCGAATCATCTTCGTACCCTTAAGCTTTCAATGTTCGATCAACCAGATGCTAGTAACTATGTACCAATGTTGTTTCACTATTTACCGAGTAGTGAACAGAACAATACAGCAGAAAAATCTGATAAGCTGAAGAAATCATTGGCTGACACCTTAGTCAATTTTTACCCTCTAGCAGGAAGATTTAGTAGAAACGACCTCTCAATTCACTGTAATGACGAAGGTGCTGAGTATGTTGAAACCCGAGTCAATGCGGATCTTGCTGAATTCCTCCATCAATTAGGACCCAAGGTTGAGCTTTTGGATCATCTTCTTCCATGGTGTAATATTGTTCCTATGGAAAGTACACTGCTGCTTCCATTACTTGCGATCCAAGTTAATATATTCAATTGTGGTGGCCTAGTCATCGGTATACAAATTTCACATAGCATATCAGATAGTTATACGATAGCAACATTTATCAAGGAATGGGCGCGGGTTAGCCAAACAGGGACAGCAACAAAAGATTGTCTCCCTAGTTTTGGTCATTTGCCGTCCCTCTTTCCCCCAAGAGTAGTGCCACTAGAACATCATCAATTTTCTTCAACGCCTGCTCCCGACATCGTCAGCCCTAAGATTGTCACAAGGAGGTTTGTATTTGATGCTTCAGTAATAGCAAATCTCAAAGACAGAATCAATTCAAGTGCTCCATTCGTGAAACCTACTCGAGTGATGGCCGTTCTGTCATTGATATGGAAGGTTCTTCTGGGAATTTCCTCAGCCAAACGTGGACATTCAAGGGACTCTTGGTTAATAATTCCTATTAATGTGAGGGCAAAATCAAAGTTACCATCTTTAGAACATGCTCTTGGTAATTGTACCCTAATTGGTATTCCTACTCTTGAGGCAAATCATAGACAGGAGTTACAAGACTTTGTTAATTCTGTAGGAATCGCATTAAGGAAGACATTGATAAGTATTGGTAAGGCGAGCATCGATGATATTGCCTCTATGGTTATTGATCAAAGCAGAGAATATGTAAATGCATTTGGTCAAAAAGATGAGGACATTTATCTCAGCAGTAGTTGGTGCAGATTCCCGTGGTATGAAGCAGACTTTGGTTGGGGAAAGCCATTCTGGGTGAGCAGTGCTTGTAGAAGTCTTGAAGTGATTATTTTGATGGACACAAAGGACGGTGATGGAATAGAAGCATGGATTAGTTTGAAGGAGGATGACATAGCTGAATTAGAGAGAAATATTCCTGACATTTTGTCCTCTTATGCTTTGAAAAATAGCATTTGATTCGCGATATAATTTGGATAAAATGGACTGCTGCATTATGTATTTTCTTGAGGATGTAATATGTTTCCTTGACGttggttcttgttgaaaaatcattcGTATTGAACAATATCAATAAGTATTCTGCTGCTTCATGTTAGGATACGATTAGCTGAACTTTAAATAGTAATATCGAAACAGGGCCGGGTGTAAACTTaactcttttcttcctttttatattTGGTGTGTCTGATTAATATGAATGGGCTTGTTTGAGATTAGCTATTTTGTGTTAGCTAATCTTTCTGTTTAGCTCGTGAATTCGGTGGACTTGAATCTttaacttcattttgatagtttataaggtgattgaacttgtgttgaagttcttaacatttgatttttctattttcaagaaaaatagtttgaacttcatttttgatTGTTCATAAGTTGGTTAAACTTACTCTTAAAACTTAAAAGTTTAAAGTTGTAAATACAGAGTTTAAACTttatttgattattcatatgttaatttaaacatgtgtttgaagttattgttgaaaaaatatagattttactaaATCCAAATAAATAACATTTTATTCATATCTTGAAGAAAGCCTCTAGTGCTCCCACCAATACTAAATCATGGCATAATGAGCTAAGGCAGTCACATTTCATGTGCAGACGGTAGGAAAACAACTTAATCAGATACATCAAGCAAGTCCCGTCAAGATTAAGGATGGTCAGATTAATATTCTTCATCAATAAAATATTCTGTTCCTGTGACAATATAGTTAAATAAACACCCTTTAAATGTAATGAAGGCGTTAGTCCAGCTGCCAGGGTGTGCATTTGAAACCTAAACTTCTGATGTTTGTTTCCCACTCCTagcaagttttttttttcatttttatatgacAAGGCTGACAGCCTGACATGAGGATTGCTGGGCCATATTTACTAATACTACatacctattttcttattatatcctaccaattattgttttaattttagaaatattaacaatatttttttattttagtttttatattaaataaatgcGCATCAAATAAAAATGTCCATACTTCTTCTCATTTCTATGTTTTACCTTAAAAATCagtcaataaataaagaaaaaaaagtaaaggcacgtttttttctcttttcgactaccatttctttttattctttaaagATTTTCTATAGActattttcttttaatgtttcatgattattgtttaattatcattatgtaacaccccacacttttgGGTTAAAGTTGAACCGTCTTTCCGACGTATATGGACCCGACTTCAATGGTCTCtagttagaaataagtgtgaattatatttCCTTAGTATAGAAACATCCCTGGAGATGAATATATACCATAAGAATCTCCTAGctaaaaagttaagttgagcactttcctatcGATTGATTTTTAGTTGACGATTTTGCATGGGCCAACTTCCACCGAATGTTTCTCCTAATGTATAAAGATTCATGTGACCCACTATATATCAAGTTAAAGtccttcgagtcttctttccaacgcctcCGACCGTTCGTCAATCCGAGTCctgagtcaaaagttatgagtgtttgattGAGGCACTGTTAAGCTAGGCGATGAGCAAGACACCGCACACGTTATGTCTGTGCCATGGGCTAAGCGCCGCTCACTTGGTGTTAGGACATAGATTGGGCATCCCCTACCTGATGTTTTACGGTATAGGGGCTctttttttaagttatttcaaGGGTAACAAAGTCTTTTGACATCACATAACTGTCCCTAAACATCATTACACGGAATTAAGGCTCCCAAATATGTTTTAACTCAATCAAATCCCTAATTAATCTTCTAAAGAACAAGTGGAGAGAAACCAACTTAGGATTTGCACATTCAAGCTTAAAGGGTCGATCTTTTCACGATTTCTTCGTcattaaggtacgtgggactgTCCTAAGTTACATGGGCATGGATTGGCTGATTTTAAACAAGgtttaaagaatatatatatatatatatatgtatatatatatatatgtatatatatatatatatgtatgtatgtatgtatgtatgaaagtGAAAAGGCATTGATTTCAAGATCTTTGATGGACATGCATTGAAAACTTTATGTTTTAACATAGTCTCATAGAGATTTGCGGCTTAATACCCTAAGGTTGAGACATTTTTATGAGTTCTTATGACACTAAGTTGTGAAGATAAATGAGAGCATGTTTTATGTAAGTCCTTCTCTTACTATGGAGTTCATTGTTTTCACAGGTTGTGAGTAGATTTTACACGTTGtcaaaatcttgaatttgaaggTTTAGCATTACATACATATGGTAAAATTTTGATCATATAATGGAAGAGTGTTTTACTTGGTTTATAAGCATTCATGTTTCCAATGAAGATTACAAATGTTTAATATAAGAAGATGACCACCGTAGAGAAAGTGTTGAAGAGAGAATGTTTTGTTTTCATATATGTTGAAAGATGAATTTTCGTTGATTATTAGATCTTTTAGGTGGTCAACAAtgcatttttgaaataaaaagaaaagggcaATAAAGATGTTGAGATATGGCTTACAAGTCTGGGTATGATGCCCTTTTTAATGTGCtcaaaatagaataagagagagaCAATTATAAGAAGAAGATATGTTTTAAAGAgtctaaaattgggcttaagagagttagatggttacccaaagaagacACGAGTTAGAtgactcattgcccaaaatcgtgatttactGACACGGGTTCATGTTGCCCGAAAGAAGAATTGTACGCTGGCGACAaccctgtggcgtagtagagatgcagagactccaacccttgtggcaaacttgggttgggggcttggccgcctaGTAAAAGGTGGATTCCATATAAcccgtggaattacagattgtaggttataccatctagctcagaagagaaataaagagtagaGTCATAATTCCAGAAAGATGTTTTGAAAAGTATcatattatgcccatgtgttttcaaatgctTTATGCcgacatgtttttatgaaatgctctcacctatgttgtataaaaatgtattttatttttggattgttctatgtaccattacatttgtattgacccctatatttcaaAATCCGAGGCTCAGTACTGGAGttccgctaagcagtagattggtcTATCAGAAGTTTGCAGtcggtgagcctcccttattttggaaggccttgttCATGGAATATTGTCATCTGATTTTAGTTTATGGTCCGACTGAGGttcttgtcccagttttcagattgAAGTCATTttcatattgttagagatttcgcagaccaGTGTCAtgtgtttttgaatatttatgaacttatattcatattgttcagttgaagtaaaagagaatttttagatgaatgtggatgtattttggagaattggggactgaattttgtgtttatggctgaataagggtggaaaaaggaccattttgccccccaaaacggagtgtttaagtcacttgaaaccataagatatgcgctgcatatgatatcgcctatatttacataggcgccgcatatgatatcgcctatatttacataggcgccgcatatgctatcgcatatgctttccagtggccatgtacgattggttaggcgacacatactactttgaaagaccataacttcttgctcggatgtcggattttagcaaaattggtatcgttggaaagttaactcgaagacctatcatttgacatatagtaggctctctaattcgacaaatatagagagttatggtctatggaagctgacacaaattacaacgtccactaaaacttaatcgatcgaaatagtttcaactcatccttgagttgaaggacctctatggtctaaattcatgctcaaatggattcacatactacataaacatgccaaattggcataggatttaaggctctaggattatcaacacatcagagtcatggtttttattctagcccaaaatgtggggtgttacaccaggacttgatggaaggaaactgacacaaccaTAACacctcttgatcataggaatagagtgcataattcataataccataaataggggattttaTACTAAGAATAGTTCTCCacatcttgtacatggtagggagtgcatataATATATGGGTACTTGCATGACTTCAAAAGCAAGAATATTTCATAACACAACAACCACACATAGCCATAGCATGGAATTTATGTTGAATCATAAGGAAtgacatggacttgtcatttaggtacTATTGAGTCACGaaagcatgatttttatcattctaggcatttcatcaaataccttacatgcacaactttgggcataggtgtacttatcaactTAACAATCTTAAAACACCCACATTCATGGTTTTTCAACTAATATGCTCATATACTTCATGGAAACACATTAAGATACCATCGAAATACAATTAACAACCATCATCATGAACAGTTATACAACATCAtacaaatcataattttattatttaaaacatggttcttgagcttcatggatgaaagggatccatggatgaacactatgcataccttagattgaagATTCGTGAAAACTAGTGGTGAaattggcttgaatcttgaaagagatctaatgtttcttaaaggttcttgaagaaatccttaggcttgttcttgatttttcttgactagggtttaacccctttgggagagaatgttcttattcttgaggagaatagaaaataatgggataatagcCTTCTCAGGACTTTAATACCGTGTTtagagtgagggaaaaagaccaaaatacccctatgaaatcacttctcagttgctgaaattatcagctgacgaccaaggctaaTAAGCCATCAAatctgtgatagcccatcagcccaggtcgtcacctGGGAGCTGGAATTTTTGGATTTCTATCTAAGCCTGACGACATgtgctgataagccgtcagacttgtgataagtcgtcagctcatGTCGTCACTCATTTGCCAGGCGGACATGtcggagtaaaatgggtataactttttgctccgatatcgaatttggacgaaattggtatcgttggaaagataattcaattatctatctgtttgtAGGTAATGAGCTTAGAAATTtgtagtataatgagagatatgctcatttgaaactGACTAAaacaatatccttcccaagaattcaatcggtaaggaatgttttgattcatctgatagctgggagttatttgaagccttaatatacatataattactcataaaactataaaataaccatgatatactattcatgagcttgaaacatggcgctaatattgatttggaatttttggggtattacacttgtaTGTCAATTTTGAAAGAGAACTCTTatttgatatttgaattattttggtggtcaatgatatatattttttaaagaaggGCTAAAGAGTAGAGATGATATGATTTATATGAtctgcaagtcttggtatgatgataaaaAATTAGAGAATACCCTTAGAGAGAAAGAGATGAATTTGTAAGAATGTCGAATGatttaaagaaactaaaaataggcttaaagaaaGTTAGATGGTTTGGTGCAACATTAGATTTGTTCAGACATCATCAGAGTTGGTGAGTCCTCCATCTTTCGGAAGGTAAACTAGTTCAGatgtttgatattttctttcatactatGGTATTGTTGGGGCCTTGTCCCGTCTTAGATAGATTTCATCATGTTAGAGACTTCGTAGAATGGTTTAGTTGGATGTTACTACATCGTATTTTCTGAGCCTTAAATTATTGTTTCATTTAAATTGAACGACTTCTTTTGGGTCTAATTTTTTCCGCATTTGATTATAACTATACTTATGATGTAAAGTTAATGAGTCTTCTCGGGCCTTCATTGGTCTAGAAATTCCGTGGTCGCGGCAAGGGCCTTGGCTCTGATCGTAACACCTACTTAATCATTTGAGCAGATCGAATAATAATCACATACTACTATATATTCTTAGAGTTAAGGAAATTATTGGTTTCATAACATGAGTAGGTTGTCAGCATCTGAATGCAGCTCCGAATTTGAGATATATCCAAACAGGTACTTGATAATTTAAGCAAATAAAAAGATTAATCACATGCATGCTACTATATATTCTTAGAGTTGTTAATGAAATTCTGGTATCCTAACATGGCAAACACCGTCGGACCTGTACAAACGGAGTAAAAAATTCCTTATATACAAAGATCTATAATTACAACAGCACTAATGCCAGGCTTAATATCAGATCATATCTTGCACGATATCAGATGTGTGATTCTGTACAGTTAAAAGCTGAATATTCTGTCCGATAAAGTGAAACTAACATCTGATACTGATGTTTTTCATGAGAATCCAGAGAAATAAACTAATAGCGACGGCCACTTAAAATGCTTTATTTATGTAATGGAACGTGTTTAAATGGGCTGGTGAGTCCTCTATAAAGAACACAAGGAACATTTTTTGAAACACAAGTAAA encodes the following:
- the LOC107866160 gene encoding acetyl-CoA-benzylalcohol acetyltransferase-like gives rise to the protein MSNLEIQIQITEMLKPSTPTPNHLRTLKLSMFDQPDASNYVPMLFHYLPSSEQNNTAEKSDKLKKSLADTLVNFYPLAGRFSRNDLSIHCNDEGAEYVETRVNADLAEFLHQLGPKVELLDHLLPWCNIVPMESTLLLPLLAIQVNIFNCGGLVIGIQISHSISDSYTIATFIKEWARVSQTGTATKDCLPSFGHLPSLFPPRVVPLEHHQFSSTPAPDIVSPKIVTRRFVFDASVIANLKDRINSSAPFVKPTRVMAVLSLIWKVLLGISSAKRGHSRDSWLIIPINVRAKSKLPSLEHALGNCTLIGIPTLEANHRQELQDFVNSVGIALRKTLISIGKASIDDIASMVIDQSREYVNAFGQKDEDIYLSSSWCRFPWYEADFGWGKPFWVSSACRSLEVIILMDTKDGDGIEAWISLKEDDIAELERNIPDILSSYALKNSI